A portion of the Fulvia fulva chromosome 1, complete sequence genome contains these proteins:
- a CDS encoding Mitochondrial substrate carrier family protein L: MSAEVSDASHGPTSAPAKQNVDEASTTAVKARGGNYKGFVAGVFSGIAKLSVGHPFDTIKVRLQTSNHSQFKGPLDCLLQTLRKEGVNGIYKGATPPLIGWMCMDSLMLGSLTLYRRLLNEHVFQPMRAAPNHPAVWMSDDERKKLPAVGHAIAGTLAGWTVSVIAAPVEHVKARLQVQYQATKAQRQYAGPIDCARRIYAGHGIPGLWHGLSATLIFRTFFFAWWGTYDVFTRWFQKNTHLSAPAVNFWAGGLSAQVFWLTSYPSDVIKQRIMTDPLGPERKFLRWRNAAMAVYKESGWKGYWRGFVPCFLRAFPANAMALVAFEGVMRGLN; the protein is encoded by the exons ATGTCTGCAGAGGTGAGCGACGCCAGCCATGGGCCGACCTCCGCTCCCGCCAAGCAGAATGTCGACGAGGCCAGCACCACCGCCGTGAAGGCCAGGGGCGGCAACTACAAAGGCTTTGTTGCGGGCGTGTTTTCAGGCATCGCAAAGTTGAGTGTCGGA CATCCGTTCGACACCATCAAAGTGCGACTCCAGACCTCGAACCACTCGCAGTTCAAAGGTCCTCTAGACTGCCTACTCCAGACGCTGCGCAAAGAGGGCGTCAATGGCATCTACAAG GGTGCCACGCCTCCATTGATAGGCTGGATGTGCATGGACAGCTTGATGCTAGGCTCACTTACTCTTTATCGCCGCCTGCTCAATGAGCATGTTTTCCAGCCGATGCGTGCTGCGCCAAACCATCCTGCTGTCTGGATGAGCGATGATGAGCGGAAGAAGCTACCAGCAGTCGGCCATGCCATCGCGGGAACCCTGGCTGGTTGGACAGTCTCCGTCATCGCCGCGCCAGTAGAGCACGTGAAAGCGCGTCTGCAGGTGCAATATCAGGCCACGAAGGCGCAGAGACAGTACGCTGGACCGATCGACTGTGCACGCAGAATATACGCCGGGCACGGCATCCCTGGGCTTTGGCATGGACTTTCCGCCACGCTGATCTTCAGGACCTTCTTTTTCGCGTGGTGGGGAACTTACGATGTCTTTACTCGCTGGTTCCAGAAGAACACCCATCTCAGCGCCCCAGCAGTCAACTTCTGGGCAGGTGGTCTCTCAGCACAGGTGTTCTGGCTGACATCCTACCCTTCGGACGTTATCAAACAGCGGATCATGACCGATCCGCTCGGTCCTGAGAGAAAGTTTCTTCGGTGGAGAAATGCGGCTATGGCGGTATACAAAGAGTCGGGATGGAAAGGCTACTGGAGAGGCTTCGTACCATGCTTTTTACGCGCTTTTCCTGCCAATGCAATGGCACTGGTTGCATTCGAAGGTGTCATGAGAGGCCTCAATTGA
- a CDS encoding Galactinol synthase 1 — protein sequence MASHASNGDVNAKPARVVDSPKVWTTLITNTKYLSGLLSLDASLKFVGSKYPLVALYTETFPPEGHKALDVRGIPKKRVNYLLPSTHKDFTNDPRFYDCWSKLTPFSLTEYERVVQLDSDMLVFQNMDELMDIELDGAEQAGKGQKVFAASHACVCNPLKKPHYPKDWTPENCAFTSQHGTPEEAQEKGADPAAGLAMPNGGLQVVVPSDEINELISTKLADPSTMEYDFADQSLLGDLFHGRWVALPYTYNALKTLRWKGVHHQIWQDKRVKNIHYILSPKPWDESEEDKKSNGRDETFQWWHDINDRRLTEEKAKGIEDGF from the coding sequence ATGGCATCGCATGCGTCCAACGGCGACGTGAACGCAAAGCCTGCACGCGTGGTGGACAGTCCCAAAGTGTGGACCACGCTCATCACGAACACCAAGTATCTGTCGGGTCTACTGTCCCTGGATGCCTCCCTCAAGTTCGTCGGATCCAAGTACCCTTTGGTAGCCTTGTATACCGAGACGTTCCCGCCTGAAGGTCACAAGGCACTGGACGTTCGAGGCATTCCCAAGAAACGCGTCAACTACCTTCTCCCCAGCACACACAAGGATTTCACGAACGACCCGCGCTTCTACGATTGCTGGTCGAAACTCACCCCGTTCAGTCTGACCGAATACGAGCGCGTCGTGCAGTTGGACAGCGACATGCTGGTGTTCCAGAACATGGACGAGCTTATGGACATTGAGCTAGATGGCGCGGAACAGGCAGGCAAAGGGCAAAAGGTGTTCGCGGCAAGTCATGCATGCGTGTGCAATCCATTGAAGAAGCCTCACTATCCGAAGGACTGGACACCGGAGAATTGTGCATTCACGAGCCAGCACGGCACGCCAGAGGAGGCACAAGAGAAGGGCGCCGATCCTGCAGCAGGTCTAGCTATGCCAAATGGCGGTCTGCAGGTCGTTGTGCCCAGCGATGAGATAAATGAGCTCATATCGACCAAGCTGGCAGATCCCTCCACCATGGAGTATGATTTCGCAGATCAGAGTTTGCTGGGTGACTTATTCCACGGGAGGTGGGTTGCGCTGCCATATACCTACAACGCGCTGAAGACTCTGAGGTGGAAGGGAGTGCATCACCAGATTTGGCAAGACAAACGGGTGAAGAATATCCACTACATATTGTCTCCAAAGCCATGGGACGAGAGCGAGGAGGACAAGAAAAGTAATGGTCGGGATGAGACTTTTCAGTGGTGGCACGATATCAACGACAGACGGTTGACTGAGGAGAAAGCGAAAGGCATCGAGGACGGTTTCTGA
- a CDS encoding ADP-ribosylation factor 6, whose amino-acid sequence MGGNISKLMNKIFGSKEMRLLMLGLDAAGKTTILYKLKLDTDVTTIPTVGFNVETVTYKNTKFNVWDVGGQDKIRPLWRHYFSGTQGLIFVIDSNDRDRIEEARSELGRIIQDREMKDALLLVFANKQDISGAMRPKEVSDALDLSRIAKDHTWKVEPSCATTGEGIFEGLAWLSNNVKLPSNK is encoded by the exons ATGGGTGGGAACATCTCAAAGTTGATGAACAAGATCTTCGGGTCAAAGGAGATGCGCTTGTTGATGCTGGGTCTTGACGCAGCCGGAAAGACCA CCATTCTCTACAAGCTCAAGCTCGATACCGACGTCACGACCATCCCGACAGTCGGCTTCAACGTTGAGACGGTGACGTACAAGAATACCAAGTTCAACGTCTGGGATGTCGGAGGCCAGGACAAGATCCGGCCTTTGTGGAGACACTACTTCTCAGGCACACAAGGACTCATCTTCGTCATCGACAGCAACGATCGTGATCGTATCGAAGAGGCGAGAAGTGAACTGGGAAGGATCATTCAGGATCGCGAAATGAAGGATGCGCTGCTACTGGTGTTTGCGAACAAGCAGGACATTTCAGGAG CTATGCGGCCCAAGGAAGTCAGCGACGCTCTGGACCTTTCAAGGATAGCAAAGGACCACACCTGGAAGGTCGAGCCCAGCTGCGCGACTACCGGCGAAGGCATCTTCGAAGGATTGGCATGGCTAAGCAACAACGTCAAGCTTCCCTCCAACAAGTGA
- a CDS encoding Mannose-6-phosphate isomerase → MQVPLLRLQCGCNSYEWGKVGNDSAAARFASATPSSDFSIQQDKPYAELWMGTHPSNPSKDLTTGRTLLDLVQDNQALMSPAISKRYEQKLPFLFKVLSINKALSIQAHPNKKLAEQLHAKDPKHYPDDNHKPEMTIAITPFDGLCGFRPLNEIAHFLQHVPTLRKLVGEDNASKFEQTIKGQETTTDDSETQQNKKALQAAFGGLMQCKSADIEAVAPELIEQAKSEGANFAGSGGPSNSGKELSDLMIRLNGQFPNDIGLFVTFFLNYVQLEVGEAMFLKADDIHAYLSGDIIECMASSDNVIRAGFTPKFKDTDTLVDCLTYSYAPIEEQKMNPSDYSFVKMNTTAYSSNSQSTLYDPPIEEFSVVKTDLNAKGGKATFEPIEGPSIVICTKGSGKISVSNKTEDIKEGYVYFVGATAELVLESDSSEPLVTFKAFCVLGDDSNGKL, encoded by the exons ATGCAAGTCCCTCTTCTGCGACTGCAATGCG GCTGCAACAGCTATGAATGGG GCAAGGTCGGCAACGACTCGGCGGCAGCTCGTTTTGCTTCTGCCACCCCGTCAAGTGACTTTTCTATACAGCAAGACAAGCCTTACGCCGAG TTATGGATGGGTACACATCCCTCCAACCCGTCCAAAGACCTCACCACTGGCCGAACATTGCTGGACCTCGTGCAAGACAACCAAGCTTTGATGTCACCAGCCATCTCAAAACGCTACGAACAGAAGCTTCCATTCCTCTTCAAGGTCCTCAGCATCAACAAAGCTTTGTCCATCCAGGCGCATCCTAACAAAAAGCTCGCCGAGCAATTGCATGCCAAGGATCCAAAGCACTATCCCGACGACAATCATAAGCCCGAGATGACCATTGCTATCACGCCGTTCGATGGTCTATGCGGGTTCAGACCTCTCAATGAGATCGCGCACTTTCTGCAGCATGTTCCAACTCTGCGAAAACTTGTCGGCGAGGATAATGCCAGCAAGTTCGAACAGACCATAAAGGGGCAAGAGACAACTACCGACGACAGCGAGACTCAGCAGAATAAGAAAGCTCTTCAAGCAGCATTCGGCGGCCTCATGCAATGCAAGTCAGCAGACATTGAGGCAGTCGCACCCGAATTGATCGAGCAAGCAAAGTCTGAAGGAGCCAACTTCGCAGGATCCGGTGGACCATCGAACTCTGGCAAGGAGCTTTCAGACCTCATGATCCGCCTCAACGGACAGTTCCCCAACGACATCGGCCTCTTCGTGACTTTCTTCCTCAACTACGTCCAGCTCGAAGTCGGCGAGGCCATGTTCCTCAAGGCCGACGACATCCACGCCTACCTATCTGGCGACATCATCGAATGCATGGCCTCCTCCGACAACGTTATTCGTGCTGGCTTCACGCCCAAATTCAAGGATACCGACACCCTCGTCGACTGCCTCACATACTCGTACGCGCCTATCGAGGAGCAGAAGATGAACCCCAGCGACTACTCCTTCGTGAAGATGAACACTACCGCGTACAGCAGCAACTCGCAGAGCACGCTCTACGATCCTCCGATTGAAGAGTTCAGTGTCGTGAAGACTGACCTCAATGCCAAGGGTGGAAAGGCGACATTCGAGCCAATCGAGGGACCTTCAATCGTGATCTGTACCAAGGGATCTGGCAAGATCAGCGTCAGCAACAAGACCGAGGATATTAAGGAGGGTTACGTCTATTTCGTGGGCGCCACTGCAGAATTAGTCTTGGAGAGCGACAGCAGCGAGCCACTCGTCACCTTCAAGGCGTTCTGCGTACTCGGCGACGACTCGAACGGAAAGCTCTGA
- a CDS encoding SAGA-associated factor 29 — protein sequence MSGRSRGRANPNQDADEERRLWKEIKDRAKEVDSMVARSNDVGTEIIDVEEQQAKLIDAGKLSDSALDERLEKLYRENVKICEEVTHIIEGKSNDMNFLDSINILAGLREASEESAEKAQAIQGHRGSGGKLSRAPTKKNSGKSASAVAPSTEDVDEGSAAPSPRISLGAINRLSAKEKSSRSGSIPTTRETSVKIEDGAESVASSADGVSTATGATKTSANNRQNNRLVLRQGELVFCRHDLKNYPNKAEQPEGEGILCRVTNVIGEGKQRRYEVQDADTQGEPPPPQRASVAQLIQIPDNNKGLSDLPKGKSVLAQYPETTTFYKAEVNEPWRTKEADKDKVEYMMVKLNFQDDEEVREVERRFVLTEK from the exons ATGTCCGGTCGTAGCAGAGGCCGCGCCAATCCCAATCAGGATGCCGACGAGGAGCGTCGATTGTGGAAAGAGATCAAAGATCGAGCCAAGGAGGTCGACTCCATGGTG GCGCGCTCGAATGACGTTGGGACAGAGATTATCGATGTCGAGGAACAGCAAGCAAAACTTATCGATGCCGGCAAGCTGAGTGACTCTGCTCTTGATGAACGGCTCGAGAAATTGTATCGGGAGAACGTCAAGATCTGTGAAGAAGTCACGCACATCATTGAAGGCAAATCCAACGACATGAATTTTCTGGACAGCATCAACATCCTCGCGGGCCTGAGAGAAGCTTCCGAGGAGTCGGCGGAAAAGGCTCAAGCAATTCAAGGTCACCGAGGCTCTGGTGGCAAGCTGTCGCGGGCTCCTACCAAGAAGAACAGTGGCAAAAGCGCTTCCGCCGTTGCACCGTCGACTGAAGATGTTGATGAAGGCTCAGCAGCACCCTCGCCGCGTATCAGCTTGGGCGCGATCAACCGGTTGTCTGCCAAGGAGAAATCGTCTCGTTCAGGCAGCATACCAACCACGAGGGAAACGTCTGTGAAGATCGAGGATGGCGCTGAATCTGTCGCCAGTAGCGCCGACGGCGTCTCCACTGCCACGGGTGCAACCAAGACATCTGCGAACAACCGACAAAACAATCGGCTTGTGCTGCGTCAAGGTGAACTTGTGTTCTGTCGTCACGATCTGAAGAACTATCCCAATAAGGCCGAGCAGCCAGAAGGGGAGGGCATTCTCTGTCGTGTCACAAACGTCATTGGAGAAGGAAAGCAACGCCGCTACGAAGTCCAGGATGCTGACACGCAAGGCGAGCCGCCTCCGCCACAGCGTGCATCTGTGGCTCAGCTAATACAGATACCGGATAACAACAAAGGTTTGAGTGATCTTCCCAAGGGCAAGTCTGTCCTCGCGCAATACCCCGAGACCACAACGTTCTACAAGGCAGAGGTGAACGAACCCTGGCGGACGAAGGAAGCCGATAAAGACAAGGTGGAATACATGATGGTGAAATTGAACTTTCAAGACGATGAAGAGGTGCGAGAAGTCGAGCGCAGATTCGTGCTGACGGAGAAGTGA
- a CDS encoding S-(hydroxymethyl)glutathione dehydrogenase: MSSTEGKTITCKAAVAWEAGKDLVIEDIEVAAPRAGEVRIEVYYTGVCHTDAYMLSGKDPEGAFPVIAGHEGAGIVESVGEGVTNVKKGDTVVALYTPECGECKFCKSGKTNLCGKIRATQGKGVMPDGTSRFKCKGKDLLHFMGCSTFSQYTVVADISVVAVTDKAPMDRTCLLGCGITTGYGAAVITAGRGGVEKGANVAVFGAGCVGLSVMQGAAARQAGKIIAVDVNDAKKDWSKQFGATDFVNPAKDLKEGESIQQRLIDMTDGGCDYTFDCTGNVSVMRAALEACHKGWGESIIIGVAAAGQEISTRPFQLVTGRVWKGCAFGGVKGRSQMGGLIDDYMSGKLKVDEFITHRQPLSKVNEAFHDMHAGDCIRCVVDMRKL; this comes from the exons ATGTCGAGCACCGAGGGCAAGACGATCACTTGCAAGGCCGCTGTCGCATGGGAGGCCGGCAAGGACTTGGTCATCGAGGACATCGAGGTTGCAGCACCACGGGCGGGCGAGGTCCGGATAGAGGTCTATTACACCGGTGTGTGCCATACCGATGCGTACATGCTCAGCGGGAAGGACCCCGAGGGCGCCTTCCCCGTCATTGCTGGCCACGAGGGTGCTGGTATCGTTGAGAGTGTTGGCGAGGGCGTCACCAACGTGAAGAAGGGAGATACCGTGGTGGCTCTCTA CACACCAGAATGCGGCGAATGCAAGTTCTGCAAATCCGGCAAGACCAACCTCTGCGGCAAGATTCGTGCCACCCAGGGCAAGGGCGTCATGCCTGATGGCACCTCTCGCTTCAAGTGCAAGGGCAAGGACTTGCTCCACTTCATGGGCTGCTCGACCTTCTCACAATACACCGTCGTTGCAGACATCTCCGTGGTCGCCGTCACAGACAAGGCACCCATGGACAGGACATGTCTACTCGGCTGTGGTATCACAACCGGCTACGGTGCAGCAGTCATCACCGCTGGCAGGGGTGGCGTTGAGAAGGGCGCCAACGTTGCTGTATTCGGTGCGGGATGTGTTGGTCTTTCGGTCATGCAGGGTGCGGCAGCGCGCCAAGCTGGCAAGATCATCGCGGTTGATGTCAACGACGCGAAGAAGGACTGGTCCAAGCAGTTCGGTGCCACTGACTTCGTCAACCCAGCCAAGGACCTGAAGGAGGGCGAGAGCATCCAGCAGAGACTGATTGATATGACCGACGGCGGCTGCGACTACACTTTCGACTGCACAGGAAACGTGAGCGTTATGCGTGCTGCCCTCGAGGCTTGCCACAAGGGTTGGGGTGAGAGCATCATCATCGGTGTGGCAGCTGCTGGACAGGAGATCTCTACAAGGC CCTTCCAGCTCGTTACCGGACGTGTATGGAAGGGCTGTGCTTTTGGTGGTGTCAAGGGCCGCAGCCAAATGGGCGGCCTCATCGATGATTACATGAGCGGCAAGCTCAAGGTCGACGAGTTCATTACCCACAGACAACCGCTCAGCAAGGTCAACGAGGCCTTCCACGATATGCACGCCGGCGATTGTATCCGATGTGTCGTCGACATGAGGAAGCTGTAA
- a CDS encoding V-type proton ATPase proteolipid subunit, translated as MGCTSAIVFTCFGAAYGTAKAGVGISSMGVLRPDLIVKNIIPVIMAGIIAIYGLVVSVLISNDLNQKTSLFAGFIQLGAGLSVGLAGLAAGFAIGIVGDAGVRGTAQQPRLFVGMILILIFAEVLGLYGLIVALLMNSRAGSGAEC; from the exons ATGGGCTGCACTAGCGCCATCGTCTTCACCTGCTTCGGGGCTGCATACGGAACCGCAAAGGCCGGTGTTGGTATCTCGTCGATGGGTGTTCTCAGGCCAGACCTGATTGTCAAGA ATATCATTCCAGTCATCATGGCTGGTATCATTGCCATCTACGGTCTTGTCGTGTCGGTCCTGATCTCGAACGACCTCAACCAAAAGACCTCCCTCTTCGCAGGGTTCATTCAACTCGGTGCTGGTCTATCTGTCGGTCTCGCTGGTCTTGCCGCAGGCTTCGCCATTGGCATCGTTGGTGACGCTGGTGTCCGCGGTACCGCACAGCAGCCAAGGTTGTTCGTCGGAATGATCCTAATTCTCATTTTCGCTGAAGTCCTGG GCCTGTACGGACTCATCGTTGCCCTGCTGATGAACTCGCGCGCTGGCTCCGGCGCTGAGTGCTAA
- a CDS encoding NADH-dependent flavin oxidoreductase nadA codes for MAPSPRFESDQVDGSPLGQPLKFEFSGKTAPNRFLKGAMTERISSWDPKNLEARGIPSDKLVHAYKIWGEGQIGLILSGNIMFEYDHLEAAGNPIIPRGAPYEGERFEQFKKMAQGAKAHGDLVVGQVSHPGRQVAENIQKYPVSASDVQLKGNVMGMTFAKPRAATEEDIKNFIEGWAHAAEYLEEAGYDGIQLHGAHGYLLAQFLSPTTNQRTDKYGGSLENRARLILEIAQEVRRRTKPDFIVGIKLNSVEFQDKGFNPEEAKQLCVLLEQNKFDFVELSGGTYEKLAFAHQRESTKKRESFFLEFAELIAPAINKTKTYITGGFKTVGAMVNALQTVDGVGLARPVCQEPHLCKDILEGKVKGAIKQEVDVDNFGLTNVIAGTQIKQIGKNQEPIDMSQDSNVGAFMKDMGEWSEMLAKDSEMNNYGYIDLTSATPVPYGAPSV; via the coding sequence ATGGCACCATCCCCGCGCTTCGAGTCCGACCAAGTCGATGGTTCCCCTCTCGGACAGCCATTGAAGTTCGAATTTTCTGGCAAGACGGCCCCGAATCGTTTCCTGAAAGGTGCTATGACCGAGCGCATTTCCTCGTGGGACCCAAAGAACCTCGAAGCACGGGGTATACCTTCTGACAAACTTGTCCACGCATACAAGATATGGGGCGAGGGTCAAATTGGTCTGATCCTCTCCGGTAACATCATGTTTGAGTACGACCACCTCGAGGCCGCTGGCAACCCCATCATTCCCCGAGGAGCACCGTACGAGGGTGAAAGATTCGAGCAGTTCAAGAAGATGGCACAAGGCGCGAAGGCTCACGGCGATCTTGTCGTTGGGCAAGTCTCGCACCCTGGACGTCAGGTTGCGGAGAACATTCAAAAATACCCAGTCTCAGCTTCCGACGTTCAACTGAAGGGCAATGTGATGGGCATGACTTTCGCGAAACCCCGTGCAGCGACGGAGGAGGACATCAAGAACTTTATCGAAGGCTGGGCACACGCAGCAGAATACTTGGAAGAAGCAGGCTACGATGGCATTCAGCTTCATGGGGCCCATGGATATTTACTGGCACAATTCCTCAGTCCAACAACGAATCAGCGGACAGACAAGTACGGTGGGAGTTTAGAAAACAGGGCTCGCTTGATCCTCGAGATTGCACAGGAAGTTCGTCGACGAACCAAGCCCGACTTCATCGTTGGCATCAAGCTCAACTCCGTGGAGTTCCAAGACAAGGGCTTCAACCCGGAGGAGGCCAAGCAGCTGTGTGTGCTGCTCGAACAGAACAAGTTCGACTTCGTTGAGCTGTCCGGCGGCACATACGAGAAGCTAGCTTTCGCCCATCAGCGTGAGAGTACCAAGAAGCGTGAGTCGTTTTTCTTGGAGTTCGCAGAGCTCATCGCTCCGGCAATCAACAAGACCAAGACTTATATTACTGGCGGGTTCAAGACTGTGGGCGCCATGGTCAACGCTCTGCAGACAGTTGATGGCGTCGGCCTTGCACGTCCAGTTTGCCAGGAACCCCACTTGTGCAAAGATATCCTCGAAGGCAAGGTCAAAGGAGCCATCAAGCAGGAGGTTGATGTAGACAATTTTGGTCTCACAAATGTCATTGCTGGCACTCAGATCAAGCAGATTGGCAAGAACCAGGAGCCGATCGATATGTCTCAAGACAGCAACGTTGGTGCCTTTATGAAAGACATGGGCGAGTGGTCGGAGATGCTGGCGAAAGATTCGGAGATGAACAACTACGGCTACATTGATCTCACCAGCGCTACGCCGGTGCCCTACGGCGCCCCTTCTGTCTGA